The Salvelinus sp. IW2-2015 linkage group LG15, ASM291031v2, whole genome shotgun sequence genome includes a region encoding these proteins:
- the LOC111975113 gene encoding 3-oxoacyl-[acyl-carrier-protein] reductase FabG, translating to MASEEGFKVSSLKGKVTLITGASSGIGAGTSIMFAKLGALLALNGRDVENLTNIAKQCTDLGAAEPLLVPGDLTNEDTVKKTVELTIARFGRLDVLINSAGILAMGSIETGDLAQYDKVMNVNVRSVYHLTQLCVPHLIRTKGSIVNVSSVNGQRSFPGVLAYCMSKSAIDQFTRCIALELASKQVRVNSVCPGVIITDVHRRAGLDEEQYAQFLEKCKQTHALGRPGEVEEVAHAIAFLASDAATFITGVNLPVDGGRHAMCPR from the exons ATGGCTTCAGAGGAAGGATTTAAG GTATCATCTTTGAAAGGCAAAGTGACTCTGATCACAGGTGCCAGCTCGGGCATCGGGGCAGGGACAAGCATCATGTTCGCTAAGCTCGGTGCCTTGCTCGCATTGAACGGGCGCGACGTGGAAAACCTCACCAACATAGCCAAACAGTGCACGGACCTGGGTGCTGCGGAG CCCTTGCTTGTACCAGGGGACCTGACTAACGAGGACACCGTAAAGAAGACAGTGGAACTGACCATTGCCCGCTTTGGCCGGCTGGATGTGCTGATCAACAGCGCTGGCATTCTGGCCATGGGCAGCATCGAGACAGGTGACCTGGCTCAGTATGACAAGGTCATGAACGTCAACGTCAG ATCAGTGTACCATCTGACTCAGCTGTGTGTGCCACACCTCATCAGGACTAAGGGTTCTATTGTCAATGTGTCCAGTGTCAACGGGCAACGATCA TTCCCAGGTGTCCTTGCCTATTGTATGTCCAAGTCCGCTATTGACCAATTCACACGATGCATAGCACTTG AGCTAGCGTCGAAGCAAGTGCGAGTGAACTCTGTCTG TCCTGGTGTGATCATAACAGATGTCCACAGGAGAGCAGGGCTGGATGAGGAGCAGTATGCTCAG TTCCTTGAGAAGTGTAAGCAGACCCACGCCTTGGGGAGACCAggtgaggtggaggaggtggccCATGCCATAGCCTTCCTGGCGTCAGATGCTGCCACCTTCATTACCGGGGTCAACCTACCTGTGGATGGGGGGCGCCACGCCATGTGTCCAAGATAA
- the LOC111973901 gene encoding volume-regulated anion channel subunit LRRC8A produces the protein MIPITELRYFVDCQPAYRILKPWWDVFTDYISIVMLMIAVFGGTLQVTQDKMICLPCKWVVNQTCRRYFNATLSGPLMLEPKGIQYNLDRHQYNYVDAVCYENRLHWFAKYFPYLVLLHTLIFLACSNFWFKFPRTSSKLEHFVSILLKCFDSPWTTRALSETVVEESDPKPMKMNGSMDKKVSCISEDVEASVPMLQRTKSRLEQGIVDRTETGVLDKKEGEQAKALFEKVKKFRIHVEEGDIVYRLYIRQTIIKVIKFIFIICYTGYYVHNIQFSVDCSVDIENLTGYSMYRCAHPLATLFKILACVYISLVGVYGLICMYTLCWMLRRSLKKYSFESIREESSYSDIPDVKNDFAFMLHMIDQYDPLYSKRFAVFLSEVSENKLRQLNLNNEWTLDKLRQRITKNSQEKLELHLFMLSGIPDTVFDLIELEVLKLELIPDITIPPIIAQLVNLKEMWLYHTPAKIEAPALAFLRENLKSLHIKFTDIKEIPLWIYSLKNLSELHLTGNLSAENNRYIVIDGLRELKRLKVLRLKSNLTKLPQVVTDVGVHLQKLSVNNEGTKLMVLNSLKKMVNLTELELIRCDLERIPHSIFSLHNLQEIDLKDNNLKTIEEIISFQHLHRLVCLKLWYNQIAYIPIQIGTLNNMERLYLNRNKIDNIPSQLFYCRKLRFLDLSHNNLTYIPXDVGYLQNLQYLAVTANRIETLPNELFQCKKLRTLNLGNNCLTSLPSRFGELTGLTQLELRGNRLECLPVELGECKQLKRTGLVVEEDLFNTLPTEVKEQLWKVDKETA, from the exons ATGATCCCCATCACTGAGCTGCGTTACTTTGTAGACTGTCAGCCTGCTTACCGTATCCTGAAGCCATGGTGGGACGTCTTCACCGACTACATCTCTATCGTCATGCTCATGATCGCCGTGTTCGGGGGCACGCTGCAG GTCACTCAGGACAAAATGATCTGCCTGCCCTGCAAGTGGGTGGTCAACCAGACCTGYAGGAGGTATTTCAATGCCACCCTGTCGGGCCCGCTGATGTTGGAGCCCAAAGGGATCCAATACAACCTGGACCGCCACCAGTACAACTACGTAGACGCCGTCTGCTACGAGAACCGCCTGCACTGGTTCGCCAAGTACTTCCCCTACCTGGTGCTACTGCACACGCTCATCTTCCTGGCTTGCAGTAACTTCTGGTTCAAGTTCCCCCGGACTAGCTCCAAACTGGAGCACTTTGTGTCGATTCTCCTGAAGTGTTTTGACTCTCCCTGGACCACCAGGGCTCTGTCTGAGACGGTGGTGGAGGAGAGCGACCCCAAGCCGATGAAGATGAATGGCTCAATGGATAAGAAAGTGTCGTGTATCAGCGAGGATGTGGAGGCTAGCGTCCCCATGCTCCAAAGGACAAAGTCTCGCCTGGAGCAGGGTATTGTGGATCGCACAGAGACAGGCGTCCTGGATAAGAAAGAAGGTGAACAGGCAAAGGCCTTGTTTGAAAAAGTGAAGAAGTTCCGCATACACGTGGAAGAGGGAGACATTGTGTACAGGCTCTACATCCGACAGACTATTATCAAAGTCATTAAGTTCATTTTCATTATCTGCTATACAGGGTATTATGTGCACAATATTCAGTTCAGCGTGGACTGTAGTGTGGATATAGAGAACCTCACGGGGTACAGCATGTATCGTTGTGCTCATCCTCTGGCCACGCTGTTTAAGATCCTAGCTTGTGTCTACATCAGCTTAGTGGGGGTTTACGGATTAATTTGCATGTATACCCTCTGTTGGATGCTGCGGCGCTCGCTGAAGAAATACTCCTTTGAGTCGATACGAGAGGAGAGCAGTTACAGCGACATACCGGACGTAAAGAACGATTTTGCTTTCATGCTGCACATGATCGACCAGTACGATCCGCTGTACTCCAAACGCTTTGCCGTCTTCCTGTCTGAAGTGAGCGAGAACAAGCTGCGGCAGCTCAACCTGAACAATGAGTGGACTCTGGACAAACTGAGGCAGAGGATCACCAAGAACTCCCAGGAGAAGCTGGAGCTGCACCTGTTCATGCTGAGCGGCATCCCAGACACCGTGTTTGATCTGATCGAGCTGGAG GTGCTGAAGCTGGAGCTCATCCCAGACATCACCATCCCTCCAATCATCGCCCAGCTGGTCAACCTGAAGGAGATGTGGCTATACCACACCCCGGCTAAGATCGAGGCTCCGGCCCTGGCCTTCCTCAGGGAGAACCTCAAGTCCCTCCACATCAAGTTCACAGACATCAAGGAGATCCCTCTGTGGATCTATAGTTTGAAGAACCTGAGCGAGCTGCACCTGACGGGGAACCTGAGCGCAGAGAACAATCGATATATTGTTATTGATGGGCTACGGGAGCTGAAGAGGCTCAAG GTCCTCCGGCTGAAGAGCAACTTGACCAAGCTACCTCAGGTGGTGACGGATGTGGGTGTGCACCTCCAGAAGCTCTCAGTTAACAACGAGGGCACCAAGCTGATGGTTCTCAACAGCCTGAAGAAGATGGTGAACCTGACTGAACTGGAGCTGATACGCTGTGATCTGGAACGCATCCCACACTCCATCTTCAGCCTGCACAACCTGCAGGAGATTGACCTCAAG GACAACAATCTGAAGACTATCGAGGAGATCATCAGCTTCCAGCACCTGCACCGTCTGGTTTGCCTTAAACTCTGGTACAACCAGATTGCCTACATTCCCATCCAGATCGGCACCCTCAACAACATGGAGAGGCTCTATCTGAACAGGAACAAGATCGATAACATCCCCAGTCAGCTTTTCTATTGTCGTAAGCTACGCTTCCTGGACCTGAGCCATAACAACCTCACCTACATCCCAGSAGACGTGGGGTACCTGCAGAACCTCCAGTACCTGGCAGTCACAGCCAACAGA ATCGAGACCCTGCCCAATGAGCTGTTCCAGTGTAAGAAGCTCCGTACTCTGAACCTGGGGAATAACTGCCTGACGTCTCTGCCGTCGCGCTTCGGGGAGCTGACGGGGCTGACccagctggagctgagggggaaCAGGCTGGAATGTCTGCCCGTAGAGCTGGGAGAGTGCAAGCAGCTGAAGAGGACGGgcctggtggtggaggaggacctCTTCAACACCCTGCCCACCGAGGTGAAGGAGCAGCTGTGGAAGGTGGACAAGGAGACGGCCTGA